A single region of the Microlunatus panaciterrae genome encodes:
- a CDS encoding bifunctional glycosyltransferase/CDP-glycerol:glycerophosphate glycerophosphotransferase produces MSPGRLVEAKRPVLSVIIPVYNVDAYLAECLTSVLGQSLRNLEVLIVDDGSTDRCPEIIAAFAAADPRVRTFQQDNAGQGPARNLAVRHAQGRFLTFVDADDIIPPGTYQYMVNSLKKSGSDFSVGSVRRIKNGRLSQPAWNVPVHLRDRIGITIDEFPTALQDVIACNRMFRRKFWIDKIGDYRGGIVYEDHVPMVTAYVRATSFDILARVTYHWRMREDMTSTGQQKHALSNLRDRVEVKGEALEILQREASPTVRAAWVGRVLDTDFPPFIEHALVAQEEYRDLLRDAFARYRALADAEAMSHVRLRQKVTGYLASLGAWDKVETCERFFREGGSPPPTVHADGRILATDELSAFLGLELPSDVCELGAQETALQTCLRQAEWVDAGTLRLTGWSYIKSIDFEGRTPLTEVWLLDLATGERIDLPVELFIDPDATRWSGQRHANCDSTCFRVRLDTAHLVRPDTEERNWQLRFRVALDDIVREGTVHQSVVGSSASPSGLSAYPIGREGLQAVPRFDPAAGFVLTLRPPTVVATELATTAPGRVVHGRLRTGVDRQFTPMTVRATELTSKVQVEAPLGKQPDGSYAFSLTLPGPGDPAGVVPSEWDLRVLSDRGAARFLEWPTDVDDGRLALQGELEGFWQRLPRGFVRLCTETPHLLVTEATASDDEFRFIVDVGTSEIDPTRVVLRSSTVQVPLTDQQRDPDGRLVWRFANTASLFGLSPQPLATGSLWLELSDTEGRHHRFAWGQEVQQTLPLDVSTTVHQVRFSTNAQNQVRVQLAAPLDSAERGNWAETRLRKWYSTFDVEPEDSVLFQCYRGETATDSQRALHDALRAHDSDLTLYWGVADYATRVPDGGVPLLIGSRRWFEKLAASTYLCNNIDFDPFFRKRPHQRYLQTFHGYPFKSMGKTFWTGKGLSEDRIAYECERRNRDWDAILVPSEFCVDLYRKEYEYTGQVLVTGYPRSDVLLSATADELRLQTRAGLGIEESQTAILYAPTYRDSLTTRTFAARRFDQLDLDQLSERIGEDHVILVRGHNNNQREPDRVHGRSRIIDVTDYPEINDLTLAADVALLDYSSLRFDWAITGKPMLFFVPDLEDYFMLRPPLFQYEPTAPGPLLGSTAEVAEALGDLDRVVADFAEPLRKFNLEYNQLHDGHASDRVLTEFFGR; encoded by the coding sequence ATGTCACCAGGTCGGCTGGTGGAGGCCAAGCGGCCGGTGCTCAGCGTGATCATCCCCGTCTACAACGTCGACGCCTACCTGGCCGAGTGCCTGACGAGCGTTCTCGGCCAGTCGTTGCGCAACCTCGAGGTGCTGATCGTGGACGACGGGTCGACGGACCGTTGCCCCGAGATCATCGCCGCCTTCGCAGCCGCCGATCCGCGGGTACGGACCTTCCAGCAGGACAATGCCGGCCAGGGTCCGGCCCGGAACCTCGCTGTACGCCACGCTCAGGGGCGTTTCCTGACGTTCGTCGACGCGGACGACATCATCCCGCCCGGCACCTATCAATACATGGTGAACTCGCTCAAGAAGAGTGGGTCGGACTTCTCGGTGGGATCGGTGCGACGGATCAAGAACGGTCGGCTGAGCCAGCCGGCCTGGAACGTGCCCGTCCATCTCCGCGACCGGATCGGCATCACCATCGACGAGTTTCCCACTGCTCTGCAGGACGTGATCGCCTGCAACCGGATGTTCCGGCGGAAGTTCTGGATCGACAAGATCGGCGACTACCGCGGCGGGATCGTCTACGAGGACCACGTCCCGATGGTCACCGCGTACGTGCGTGCGACCTCCTTCGACATCCTGGCCCGGGTCACCTACCACTGGCGGATGCGCGAGGACATGACCTCCACCGGCCAGCAGAAGCACGCCTTGTCAAACCTTCGGGACCGGGTCGAGGTGAAGGGTGAGGCACTCGAGATCCTGCAGCGGGAAGCTTCGCCGACCGTGCGGGCCGCCTGGGTCGGTCGGGTCCTCGACACCGACTTCCCACCGTTCATCGAACATGCCCTGGTCGCCCAAGAGGAGTACCGGGATCTTCTGCGGGATGCGTTCGCGCGCTACCGTGCCCTGGCCGATGCGGAGGCGATGTCGCATGTGCGGCTGCGGCAGAAGGTTACCGGCTACCTGGCCTCGCTGGGCGCCTGGGACAAGGTCGAGACCTGCGAGCGGTTCTTCCGGGAAGGGGGCTCGCCGCCGCCGACGGTCCACGCCGACGGCAGGATCTTGGCGACGGATGAGCTGTCGGCCTTCCTCGGCCTCGAGCTGCCCAGCGACGTCTGTGAGCTGGGCGCCCAGGAGACCGCCCTGCAGACCTGCCTCCGTCAGGCGGAGTGGGTCGACGCAGGCACCCTCAGGCTGACCGGCTGGTCCTACATCAAGTCGATCGACTTCGAGGGACGGACTCCGCTGACCGAGGTCTGGCTGCTGGACCTTGCCACCGGTGAGCGCATCGATCTGCCGGTCGAGCTGTTCATCGACCCCGACGCGACCCGCTGGTCCGGACAGCGGCACGCCAACTGCGACAGTACGTGCTTCCGGGTCAGGTTGGACACCGCCCACCTGGTGCGACCTGACACGGAGGAGCGCAACTGGCAGCTCCGCTTCCGTGTGGCGCTGGACGACATCGTGCGTGAGGGAACGGTGCACCAGTCCGTGGTCGGCTCCTCCGCCTCGCCGTCCGGTCTGTCCGCCTACCCGATCGGCCGTGAGGGCTTGCAGGCGGTGCCACGCTTCGACCCGGCTGCCGGGTTTGTGCTGACCCTCCGCCCGCCGACGGTGGTCGCCACCGAGCTGGCCACGACAGCCCCCGGTCGGGTGGTGCACGGCCGGCTGCGGACCGGTGTCGATCGGCAGTTCACGCCGATGACGGTGCGTGCCACGGAGCTCACCAGCAAGGTGCAGGTCGAGGCTCCGCTGGGCAAGCAGCCCGACGGCAGCTATGCCTTCTCGCTCACCCTGCCCGGCCCCGGCGACCCGGCGGGCGTGGTGCCGTCCGAGTGGGACCTGCGCGTCCTCAGCGACCGCGGCGCCGCTCGTTTCCTCGAATGGCCCACCGACGTCGATGATGGTCGCCTCGCCCTCCAGGGCGAGTTGGAGGGCTTCTGGCAGCGGCTGCCGCGAGGGTTCGTCCGACTGTGCACCGAGACACCTCACCTGCTGGTCACCGAGGCCACCGCGTCGGACGACGAGTTCCGCTTCATCGTCGACGTCGGCACGTCCGAGATCGACCCTACGCGGGTCGTCCTGCGCAGCTCCACCGTGCAGGTGCCGCTGACTGACCAGCAGCGCGACCCCGATGGACGGCTGGTCTGGCGGTTCGCCAACACCGCATCCCTGTTCGGACTGTCGCCGCAGCCGTTGGCGACCGGCAGTCTCTGGCTGGAGCTCTCCGACACCGAGGGCAGACATCACCGCTTCGCCTGGGGCCAGGAGGTGCAGCAGACGCTACCCCTCGACGTGTCGACGACCGTCCATCAGGTGCGGTTCTCCACCAATGCTCAGAACCAGGTGCGGGTCCAACTCGCCGCTCCGCTGGACTCTGCCGAGCGTGGCAACTGGGCCGAGACGCGGCTGCGCAAGTGGTACAGCACCTTCGACGTCGAGCCCGAGGACAGCGTGCTGTTCCAGTGCTATCGCGGGGAGACTGCGACCGACAGCCAACGCGCGCTGCACGATGCGCTGCGCGCTCATGACAGCGACCTGACCCTCTACTGGGGCGTGGCCGACTACGCCACCCGGGTGCCCGACGGTGGCGTGCCGCTGCTGATCGGCTCCCGGCGCTGGTTCGAGAAGCTGGCCGCCTCGACCTACCTCTGCAACAACATCGACTTCGACCCGTTCTTCCGCAAGCGTCCCCATCAGCGTTACCTTCAGACGTTCCACGGCTATCCCTTCAAGTCCATGGGCAAAACCTTCTGGACGGGCAAGGGGCTGTCTGAGGACCGGATCGCGTACGAGTGCGAGCGACGCAACCGTGACTGGGACGCCATCCTGGTCCCGAGTGAGTTCTGCGTCGACCTCTATCGCAAGGAGTACGAATACACCGGGCAGGTGCTCGTCACCGGCTATCCGCGCTCGGATGTTCTGCTGAGCGCGACCGCGGACGAGCTCCGGCTGCAAACCCGGGCGGGGCTCGGCATCGAGGAGTCCCAGACCGCCATCCTGTATGCCCCGACCTACCGCGACAGCTTGACCACCCGGACTTTTGCCGCCAGGCGGTTCGACCAGCTCGACCTCGACCAGCTCAGCGAGCGCATCGGCGAGGACCACGTCATCCTGGTCCGTGGGCACAACAACAACCAGCGGGAGCCCGACCGGGTGCATGGCCGGTCGCGGATCATCGACGTCACTGACTATCCCGAGATCAACGACCTCACCCTGGCCGCCGATGTGGCCTTGCTGGACTACTCGTCGCTCCGCTTCGACTGGGCGATCACCGGCAAGCCGATGCTGTTCTTCGTCCCGGATCTCGAGGACTACTTCATGCTGCGTCCGCCGCTCTTCCAGTACGAGCCGACAGCGCCGGGTCCGCTGCTCGGCAGCACGGCCGAGGTGGCCGAGGCGTTGGGTGACCTCGACCGTGTCGTGGCCGACTTCGCCGAGCCGCTGCGGAAGTTCAACCTCGAGTACAACCAGCTGCATGACGGACATGCCAGCGATCGGGTGCTGACCGAGTTCTTCGGCCGCTGA
- a CDS encoding acyltransferase family protein: MSTTAELASVPVRGKPAQNQGRPDRFRADIQGLRAIAVSLVLLYHLWPNRLTGGFIGVDVFFVISGFLITSHLVGSVPTRGADLVRFWAKRIRRLLPAALLVLAATLIGSRLFAPETQWDNTAREVMAATVYGENWRLAQTSVDYLASENAASPVQHFWSLSVEEQFYLFWPILILLLAGLARRRGLPTLKVVLAGLVVVVGGSLAYSIQATSTEPASAYFVTPTRMWELGAGALLAVMTRLAAARLGRDAERERAGGRWTLLAWLGLAAVALTAVTYTGATPFPGWQALLPVLGTVAVIGAAAAPAGLSPTRLLRLRPVQWMGDISYSVYLWHWPLIALLPAVSGGHLGRLDKFAILVASLVLGTLSKRYVEDAFRFGRRVPGIRRTYVLAAVAMSVVLVLAGLQVVEIQHRQQQARAELEQALSGDNPCFGAAAWSSKVTCQPVPYSDILPSPADAAKDKSDAYSDNCWVYPPFRTTKSCIFGDKNGQVSIALLGNSHAGHWLPALQEIAKQKHWKITTFLASECTPSTTPVQWDTDAKQAGCLKWAKSVQRQIIKGHFDLVVASNRNGHPAVGLTNKKSQSAWQAGYRDYLSTLDRAGVHVSVIHDNPFPGKPIPDCLAENPDQMHTCDGRPDRWVPRDPMVAAAEELHSSRLSTVDLTRYFCDEQSCPAVIGGVIVYFDGSHITKTYSRTLAPYLLGPLTAAVAKSR; the protein is encoded by the coding sequence GTGAGTACGACTGCGGAACTGGCGTCCGTCCCCGTCCGAGGTAAGCCGGCCCAGAACCAGGGCAGGCCTGACCGGTTCCGAGCTGACATCCAGGGTCTCCGGGCCATCGCTGTCAGTCTGGTCCTGCTGTACCACCTCTGGCCGAACCGGCTGACCGGTGGGTTCATCGGCGTCGACGTCTTCTTCGTGATCTCGGGTTTCCTGATTACCTCGCATCTGGTCGGTTCGGTGCCGACCCGGGGCGCGGATCTGGTCCGGTTCTGGGCGAAGCGGATCCGGCGACTGCTGCCGGCGGCACTGCTGGTGCTGGCCGCGACCCTGATCGGTAGTCGTCTGTTCGCGCCCGAGACGCAGTGGGACAACACCGCGCGCGAGGTGATGGCCGCCACCGTGTACGGGGAGAACTGGCGGCTGGCGCAGACCTCCGTGGACTACCTGGCCTCGGAGAACGCCGCTTCCCCGGTGCAGCACTTCTGGTCGTTGTCGGTGGAGGAGCAGTTCTATCTGTTCTGGCCGATCCTGATCCTGCTGCTGGCCGGCCTGGCGCGCCGGCGAGGCTTGCCCACCCTCAAGGTGGTGCTGGCCGGGCTGGTCGTTGTCGTCGGCGGATCCCTGGCCTACTCCATCCAGGCGACCAGCACCGAGCCGGCCAGCGCCTACTTCGTCACTCCGACGAGGATGTGGGAGCTCGGCGCCGGCGCACTGCTCGCTGTGATGACGAGGCTGGCGGCGGCCAGGCTCGGGCGAGACGCCGAGCGGGAGCGGGCAGGCGGTCGTTGGACGCTGCTCGCCTGGCTGGGCCTGGCGGCGGTGGCGCTGACGGCGGTGACCTACACCGGCGCCACGCCGTTCCCGGGCTGGCAGGCGTTGCTGCCGGTGCTGGGTACGGTGGCCGTGATCGGCGCCGCAGCCGCGCCAGCGGGGCTGTCGCCGACCCGCCTCCTGAGGCTGCGACCGGTGCAGTGGATGGGGGACATCTCCTACTCGGTCTACCTGTGGCACTGGCCGCTGATCGCGCTGCTGCCGGCCGTCAGCGGCGGTCATCTCGGTCGTCTCGACAAGTTCGCCATTCTTGTTGCCAGCCTCGTCCTCGGCACCCTGTCCAAGCGCTACGTCGAGGATGCCTTCCGGTTCGGCCGTCGGGTGCCGGGCATCAGGAGAACCTACGTGCTCGCCGCGGTGGCGATGAGTGTCGTCCTTGTCCTCGCCGGTCTGCAGGTGGTCGAGATCCAGCATCGTCAGCAGCAGGCCAGGGCCGAGCTCGAGCAGGCACTGTCGGGCGACAACCCCTGTTTCGGCGCCGCAGCCTGGTCGTCCAAGGTGACCTGCCAACCGGTGCCCTACTCGGACATCCTGCCCTCACCGGCGGACGCCGCGAAGGACAAGTCCGATGCGTACAGCGACAACTGCTGGGTCTACCCGCCGTTCAGGACGACGAAGTCGTGCATCTTCGGCGACAAGAACGGACAGGTGTCGATCGCCCTGCTGGGCAACTCCCACGCAGGACACTGGCTGCCGGCCCTGCAGGAGATCGCCAAGCAGAAGCACTGGAAGATCACCACCTTCCTGGCCTCCGAATGCACTCCCAGTACGACCCCGGTCCAGTGGGATACCGACGCCAAACAGGCCGGCTGCCTGAAGTGGGCGAAGTCTGTCCAGCGACAGATCATCAAGGGCCACTTCGATCTGGTCGTCGCCTCCAACCGGAACGGACATCCGGCGGTCGGCCTCACCAACAAGAAGAGCCAGAGCGCGTGGCAGGCCGGCTATCGCGACTATCTGTCCACCCTCGACCGAGCCGGAGTCCACGTCAGCGTCATCCACGACAACCCGTTCCCCGGTAAGCCGATCCCGGACTGCCTCGCCGAGAACCCCGACCAGATGCACACCTGCGATGGTCGGCCCGACCGCTGGGTGCCGCGCGACCCGATGGTGGCGGCTGCAGAAGAGCTGCACAGCTCCCGGCTGAGTACGGTCGACCTGACTCGTTACTTCTGTGACGAGCAGAGCTGCCCGGCGGTGATCGGAGGCGTGATCGTCTACTTCGACGGCTCCCATATCACCAAGACGTACTCGCGGACGCTAGCGCCCTACCTGTTGGGCCCGCTGACCGCGGCTGTCGCCAAATCGCGCTGA
- a CDS encoding class I SAM-dependent methyltransferase has product MRYLDFLATVHRLLRPSTYLEIGIRNGVSLSLSQCRSIGVDPNYQVTAELDGDFALFRTSSDEYFSRPDPLAATRGIPFDLSFIDGLHLFEFALRDFINAERHSSARSVIIFDDVMPRSIDEAARVRHTKGWTGDVYAMVEVLARFRPELTVLPVGTKPTGLLLVLGLDPDNTTLADNYQALVAEYRRPDPQPVPVTLLDRLSILSPQRVLAADFWDILAGTDRSSSADAVRPALAERLGRTLGPAFGARGGHHESDLQAVPPTAR; this is encoded by the coding sequence ATGAGGTATCTGGACTTTCTCGCCACGGTCCACCGGCTGCTACGCCCATCGACCTACCTGGAGATCGGCATCCGCAACGGGGTCAGCCTGTCGTTGTCACAGTGCCGCTCGATCGGCGTAGACCCGAACTACCAGGTGACCGCTGAGCTCGACGGGGACTTCGCCCTGTTCCGGACGTCCAGCGACGAGTACTTCTCCCGGCCCGATCCGCTCGCCGCGACTCGAGGCATCCCGTTCGACCTGTCCTTCATCGACGGGCTGCACCTGTTCGAGTTCGCCCTGCGTGACTTCATCAACGCGGAACGGCACAGTTCAGCCCGATCGGTGATCATCTTCGACGACGTGATGCCACGGTCGATCGACGAGGCGGCGCGGGTGCGGCATACCAAGGGCTGGACCGGGGACGTCTACGCGATGGTCGAGGTGCTCGCCCGCTTCCGGCCGGAGCTGACCGTCCTGCCGGTCGGCACGAAGCCGACCGGGCTGTTGCTGGTGCTCGGACTGGATCCCGATAACACGACCCTCGCCGACAACTACCAGGCCCTTGTTGCCGAGTATCGACGTCCCGACCCGCAACCGGTCCCGGTCACCCTCCTGGACCGGCTCAGTATCCTCAGCCCGCAGCGGGTGCTGGCTGCGGACTTCTGGGACATCCTTGCCGGCACGGACCGGTCGAGCTCCGCCGATGCGGTCAGGCCGGCGCTTGCTGAGCGCCTGGGTCGGACTCTCGGACCGGCGTTCGGCGCCCGGGGCGGCCATCACGAGTCCGACCTGCAGGCCGTCCCTCCCACAGCTCGCTGA
- a CDS encoding TylF/MycF/NovP-related O-methyltransferase — protein MGWRRRVNQALNQATGYSLVRTVDLHRLRRRAERVDERAIRERRRLEAVEARLAQTSEALGRQVERIGALTKPKPKPPAPLPADYDDEFKAIWPLVKDRTMNTHEKLYYLYSAVRYVEAQAIPGAFVECGVWRGGSMLAAARTLELLGTTERDLYLFDTFSGMTEPDERDVHVWAKKSATEILSSDDTTAAKMFIPASLDDVRAGFDELSYPPGRIHYVEGPVEETIPDRAPEQIAILRLDTDWYASTRHELDTLYHRLAPGGVLIIDDYGSWQGSRDATDEFLANTGEPLLLTRVSRTRAAVKPGLTTRVAPGSSPF, from the coding sequence ATGGGTTGGAGACGTAGGGTCAATCAGGCTCTCAACCAGGCAACGGGCTACTCGCTGGTGCGGACGGTCGATCTGCACCGGCTCAGACGGCGGGCCGAGAGGGTCGACGAGCGGGCCATTCGGGAGCGACGACGGCTGGAGGCGGTCGAAGCGCGCCTCGCACAGACGTCCGAGGCGTTGGGTCGGCAGGTGGAGCGGATCGGGGCACTCACCAAGCCCAAGCCCAAGCCGCCGGCCCCGCTTCCGGCCGACTATGACGACGAATTCAAGGCGATCTGGCCGCTGGTCAAGGACCGCACCATGAACACCCACGAAAAGCTCTACTACCTCTACTCCGCGGTTCGCTACGTCGAGGCGCAGGCGATACCCGGGGCCTTCGTCGAGTGCGGCGTCTGGCGCGGCGGGTCGATGCTGGCGGCCGCCCGCACTCTCGAGCTGCTGGGGACGACCGAGCGTGACCTCTACCTGTTCGACACCTTCAGCGGCATGACCGAGCCGGATGAGCGTGACGTGCATGTCTGGGCGAAGAAGTCCGCGACCGAGATCCTGAGCTCCGACGACACCACCGCTGCCAAGATGTTCATCCCCGCCTCGCTCGACGACGTTCGCGCGGGGTTCGACGAGCTCAGCTATCCGCCCGGGCGGATCCACTACGTCGAGGGCCCAGTGGAGGAGACCATCCCGGACCGGGCACCCGAGCAGATCGCCATCCTGCGGCTCGACACCGACTGGTACGCCTCCACCAGGCACGAGCTTGACACGCTGTACCACCGACTCGCGCCCGGCGGGGTCCTGATCATTGATGATTATGGCAGTTGGCAGGGCTCTCGCGATGCCACCGATGAGTTCCTGGCCAACACCGGCGAGCCGCTGCTGTTGACCCGCGTCTCCCGCACCAGGGCAGCGGTGAAGCCCGGGCTGACGACCAGGGTCGCGCCCGGCAGCTCACCCTTTTAG
- a CDS encoding SDR family NAD(P)-dependent oxidoreductase, protein MEKLRNVAVVLAGGTGTRVGLDIPKQLIKIAGKPIIEHTIAALNASPLIDEILVMMAPGHLDPVRAIVKNGRYAKVSRILEGAGTRNDTTAAALAALGDEECNLILHDAVRPLVSQTIIAANVEALASHQAVDTAIPSADTVIQVDAATENISDVLPRHLLRRGQTPQSFRLSTLRAAYAKAELDPNFTATDDCTVVLRYLPEVPIAVVPGHERNMKVTEPIDVYIADKLFQLTSADTPASLSDERYRELLHAKTFVVFGGSYGIGADIAELARSYGATVKSFSRSSTNTHVDRREDVAAAARAVLSETGRVDYVVNTAGLLPRGELADTSEETIFTATEVNYLAPIFIAQEFYPHLAASQGSLLLFTSSSYTRGRSGYSLYSSAKAAVVNLTQALSDEWASSGVRVNCVNPERTGTPMRTKAFGDEPPGTLLSSAEVARKSMDVLLSGQTGHVIDIRREEGPAALGNG, encoded by the coding sequence GTGGAAAAGTTGCGCAATGTCGCTGTCGTGCTTGCCGGTGGCACCGGAACCCGGGTCGGACTGGACATCCCGAAGCAGTTGATCAAGATCGCCGGGAAACCGATCATCGAACATACGATCGCGGCGCTGAATGCGTCTCCGCTGATCGACGAGATTCTGGTGATGATGGCTCCTGGCCACCTCGACCCTGTCCGGGCGATCGTGAAGAACGGCCGCTACGCCAAGGTCAGCAGGATTCTCGAGGGCGCCGGTACGCGCAACGACACGACCGCAGCCGCGCTCGCCGCACTCGGTGACGAGGAGTGCAACCTGATTCTGCACGACGCGGTGCGACCGCTCGTCTCACAGACCATCATCGCCGCCAACGTCGAGGCTCTCGCCAGCCATCAGGCTGTCGATACGGCGATCCCTTCGGCTGACACGGTCATCCAGGTGGACGCCGCGACCGAGAACATCTCCGACGTACTCCCCCGTCACCTGTTGCGTCGCGGTCAGACGCCGCAGTCCTTTCGGCTGTCGACCCTGCGGGCTGCCTACGCCAAAGCCGAGCTGGACCCCAACTTCACGGCGACGGATGACTGCACGGTGGTGCTGCGCTACCTCCCCGAGGTGCCGATCGCCGTGGTGCCGGGCCACGAGCGCAATATGAAGGTCACCGAGCCGATCGACGTCTACATCGCCGACAAGCTGTTCCAGCTCACCTCGGCCGACACCCCGGCCTCGCTCAGCGACGAACGCTACCGCGAACTGCTGCACGCAAAGACTTTCGTCGTCTTCGGCGGCTCGTACGGGATCGGCGCCGATATCGCCGAGCTGGCCCGCAGCTACGGCGCCACCGTGAAGAGCTTCTCCCGCTCCTCCACCAACACTCACGTCGACCGACGCGAGGACGTCGCCGCAGCCGCCAGGGCCGTGCTGTCCGAGACCGGACGGGTCGACTATGTGGTGAACACCGCCGGGCTGCTGCCCAGGGGTGAGCTGGCCGACACCAGCGAGGAGACGATCTTCACCGCTACCGAGGTCAACTATCTCGCTCCGATCTTCATCGCCCAGGAGTTCTACCCGCACCTGGCTGCCAGCCAAGGCTCGTTGCTGCTGTTCACCTCCTCGTCCTACACCCGCGGCCGTTCGGGGTACTCGCTCTACTCGTCGGCCAAGGCTGCCGTGGTGAACCTGACCCAGGCGCTCTCGGATGAATGGGCCAGCAGCGGAGTACGGGTCAACTGCGTGAACCCCGAGAGAACCGGCACCCCGATGCGCACCAAGGCGTTCGGCGACGAGCCGCCGGGCACCCTGCTGTCATCAGCGGAGGTCGCGCGCAAGTCGATGGACGTGCTCTTGTCCGGCCAGACCGGGCACGTCATCGACATCCGGCGTGAGGAAGGTCCGGCCGCGCTCGGCAACGGCTGA
- a CDS encoding endonuclease/exonuclease/phosphatase family protein, with the protein MRLASFNVENLFDRPRAMGRDLGDRSAVLLQAHADLNAMLEHDVYTDRLKTAILERLRVLRLLGSDAATYAVLRQIRGRLLRRSKSGGTTVVAGGRGDWIGWVELTTEAISEVALRNTIRVITDVNPDVMAVVEAESRVALKRFLDAGFAELPVGSRFGHVMVIDGNDDRGIDVGIVSKPDYPIESVRSHVDDVDAYGRVFSRDSPEYTIRMPSGRRLVVIVCHLKSKGYGGQAASNATRLRQATRTAEIYRRLRAERVSWVAVVGDFNDTPASAPLEPLLQHTDLRDISQHPAFVADVRPGTYGNATASEKIDYVLLSPQLFERVRGGGVNRMGVWGGVNGDLFPHYPTITRPSQAASDHAAIFADLDTD; encoded by the coding sequence ATGCGACTGGCATCTTTCAATGTGGAGAACCTGTTCGACCGGCCCCGGGCGATGGGCCGTGACCTCGGCGATCGCAGCGCGGTGCTGCTTCAGGCCCATGCCGATCTCAACGCCATGCTTGAGCACGACGTGTACACCGACCGGCTCAAGACCGCGATCCTGGAGCGGCTGCGGGTGCTGCGGCTGCTGGGGTCGGACGCGGCCACCTATGCGGTGCTGCGGCAGATCCGGGGTCGTCTGCTGAGGCGCTCGAAGAGCGGCGGGACCACGGTAGTGGCGGGTGGCCGCGGCGACTGGATCGGTTGGGTGGAGCTGACCACCGAGGCGATCAGTGAGGTCGCTCTGCGGAACACGATCCGGGTGATCACCGACGTCAACCCGGACGTGATGGCCGTGGTGGAGGCGGAGAGCAGGGTCGCTCTGAAACGCTTCCTGGACGCCGGTTTCGCCGAGCTCCCGGTCGGTAGCAGGTTCGGGCACGTGATGGTCATCGACGGCAACGACGACCGCGGGATCGACGTCGGCATCGTCAGCAAGCCGGACTACCCGATCGAGTCGGTCCGCTCGCACGTGGACGACGTTGACGCCTACGGCCGGGTGTTCAGCCGGGACAGTCCCGAGTACACCATCCGGATGCCGTCCGGGCGGAGACTGGTGGTGATCGTCTGTCACCTCAAGAGCAAGGGGTACGGGGGGCAGGCCGCGTCCAACGCCACCCGACTGCGTCAGGCCACCCGGACCGCGGAGATCTACCGTCGGCTCCGGGCGGAGCGGGTCAGCTGGGTCGCCGTGGTCGGTGACTTCAACGACACCCCTGCGAGTGCGCCACTCGAGCCACTGCTGCAGCACACCGATCTGCGGGACATCAGCCAGCACCCGGCCTTCGTCGCCGATGTCCGCCCGGGCACCTATGGCAATGCGACGGCCTCGGAGAAGATCGACTACGTCCTGCTGTCACCGCAGCTGTTCGAACGCGTACGGGGTGGCGGGGTCAACAGGATGGGGGTCTGGGGCGGCGTCAACGGCGACCTCTTCCCGCACTACCCGACCATCACTCGGCCCTCGCAGGCCGCCTCGGACCACGCGGCGATCTTCGCCGACCTCGACACCGATTGA